A genomic stretch from Triticum aestivum cultivar Chinese Spring unplaced genomic scaffold, IWGSC CS RefSeq v2.1 scaffold18152, whole genome shotgun sequence includes:
- the LOC123172413 gene encoding 16.9 kDa class I heat shock protein 1-like has translation MSIVRRSNVFNPFADLWADPFDTFRSIVPAISGGNSETAAFANARVDWKESPEAHVFKADLPGVKKEEVKVELEDGNVLVVSGERTKEKEDKNDKWHRVERSSGKFVRRFRLPEDAKVEEVKAGLENGVLTVTVPKAEVKKPEVKAIEISG, from the coding sequence ATGTCGATCGTGAGGCGGAGCAACGTGTTCAACCCCTTTGCCGACCTTTGGGCGGACCCCTTCGACACCTTCCGCTCCATCGTCCCGGCGATCTCAGGCGGCAACAGCGAGACGGCGGCATTCGCCAACGCCCGCGTGGACTGGAAGGAGAGCCCCGAGGCGCACGTCTTCAAGGCAGATCTTCCAGGGGTGAAAAAGGAGGAGGTCAAGGTGGAACTGGAGGACGGCAACGTGCTCGTCGTCAGCGGCGAGCGCACAAAAGAGAAGGAGGACAAGAACGACAAGTGGCACCGCGTGGAGCGCAGCAGCGGCAAGTTCGTGCGGCGTTTCCGGCTGCCGGAGGACGCCAAGGTGGAGGAGGTCAAGGCCGGGCTGGAGAACGGCGTGCTCACCGTCACCGTGCCCAAGGCCGAGGTCAAGAAGCCCGAGGTGAAGGCCATCGAGATCTCCGGCTGA